A stretch of DNA from Temnothorax longispinosus isolate EJ_2023e chromosome 2, Tlon_JGU_v1, whole genome shotgun sequence:
ACGCACAAGCGTCTGGAAAATCTGCCGGAGGGATAGAACCCATGATGGATCTTGCGCAAGTCTCTGAGGCTTGTTCCAAGCTTTCTTTAATGTTGGAACAAGTATTGGCATACGTTGATGATGTTCTAGCAGGGAAACAGCTGCCAGATAATCAAGTAAATACAGACAGATATAAAACTCTTTTGTCTTCATCTGTAAAATTCTTGTCATTTAGctaatacaaattattctgCTATTTCAGGTGGGCAGGGCCCTTTTGGATATGGTACATTCCGTGCCGAAAATGACGAGCGATCAATTTGACGATATGTTTAATAGCAATGTTAAAGATCTGTTGATGGTTGTTGCGTTATCTCAATTGATAAAAACGCAGCTGCAACTCAACGAGAAACTTACTCTGCTTACGACTCTATGATCAAGAGCGTTTGACTCTTCACGTTATACATAGCGCacaagaaaatcaataataatagtcCACTCCTGATatgtttcaattatttttaatacgattGATTGGAATTACAACAGTAGCTTGTAAAATTgcgattgtaattatataaagtgtAAAAAATGCGTCATTGAAtgatacaattatatgtacaatatgcatgaataattacaattataacaataataaatacaaattatttactagCTTTTCTACAGACTGCTTTCTTAAATCTTATGACGTActcatttattcatatttcgtACGAAGTTTCATCCTTTTGATTATCTATAAGATTAGACCAATCGGGAACTCGATTAGTCTTTAAGTACACTTCTTTTGTCAAACATCGTAATGGCAAATCTGTCGTGCCAAAAATAGCACCGCCTAACCACGCCGTGCAATTTGGTTTGCTGGGTGCCGTATGAAATTTGAACGATTCCAccttcaatttatttttatacagatcGCTCGCGATTAAAGCCAACAATTCCGATTTCAGACGACTCGCGAAGCCTTTTGTCATAGACGTTCCTCCGACGAGTATTATATTTTCGGCCAGCACGCGTCTCGTATCCAATGGGCactgatttaaaattaaatgtaacattAGAAACGTGCGCGTTGTTATTCAACGAACTTGAGGGTTCTATTGCGTAGTATTGCGCAGAAAATTACAGTAGAGATTGGCTTTACCTTAACGATAGCGTCGAGTATCATAGTGGGTAAAGAAAGATTATCGTTATCCCTTTCCCACAGTATCTCAAACACCTTTTCCCTGATCTCTCCAGGTATTAAGATTCTTTTAACACCGGGATACGTGACGTCGGGAGGTGGAGTCGGAGCATTCTCGGTCCCTAGCTTTGCGGACCTTTCCAGCGTGGTTACGAAACATGTTCTTACTTTGATATCCTCCAGCATCTTTTCCGACAAATCTAGATTGCTCGCTGTGTCTCGAAAGTATTTTCCTAAATTCCTACAAATCGTGAGAagaatacaaattatacagtGTCTGTCAAGTGAATCTCGGTGTAACAGAAGAAAAAGCGAGACTCACTCGTGTACAATCTGTCCGCCTAGGGGCAACGCTTGCCAGGCTTTAAGTACCGGTATTCCCTCAAAGATCGGAATCAGAGTTGCCTCCTGATATCCGACGTCCAATACCAAAGCTGTATCGATACCGAGAGTGCTGATCGTCGCCAAGTGACTCGGCAGAAACAACATAGAACCGACTTCGAAGTGCCTGAACATTACTTTCGCGAGGGTATCTCTGAACGACGTTACTGCCAGTGGAGACTCCAAGAGCAATATTCTCGCATCTTTCGGGCTTATCACGACGTACCTGCGTCATATAGGTCGCTTTAGATGGAAACCCTAGTGCTACGGTGAAAACGCAGGAACTCATGGTCTTACTTAAAAAACAATAGATGAAGAAAATCCACGAGCAATTGATACAGATCCTCGGGGTCCTTGTAGTCAACGATTCTGCGTATCTTCTTCGATTCCGAGCATCTCACCTCCGTTCGAATAATACCACGTGGCGACATTTCTCCCGCATAGCCGAACCTGTGTCGCAATAAACGTATTCGgcaatacaaatatatttcaaattgaaaatacAGGCCGTAGAaatcatctctctctctcgtctcgcAATACTCACTTTGTGTACGCGCTACCGATGTCGAACACTACCATTGTCTTATCCGAGATATATCTCACGCCCTCGTATCCGCGAAGcattttccttattttatcTGTCCGTTTCTCGTATAGTCGTATTTTTAGCTAAATCTTAATGTAGTTTGACAAGTAGCTTGACAGACGAACAGCTGAAGAAACCGGAGCAGAACCGAAGCGAAGAAGTCGTGCACGCTCGGCGTTCGTCAAGTCATCCGAAATCCAATCTGCGTTCACGAACGGATTTTTTTTGGAATAAATCCCGTTCGGAATTATTGTTTAGTTATTTCCCTAGATTTCTATTGTGTTTTCTAGGGAAAATGGAATAATTCCAATGAgttatgctaggtctacaatgcgagtcgtaaaagtcgtgagtcgcaagaattgaccaatcacagtcgaatttgaggagaataatcgactgtgattggtcaattcttacgactcacgactttacgactcgcattggcCGTGTtaagcagacacaactgttgagttcgtcttatcaacattctgcgttgattggttggttctagaagtaagagccaatcacgttcgactgctactcagcggcttggtctgctgaacgcgccccttgtagacctagcataatCCTCATTGGTGGAAATGGATAAAGCGCTTTCCCGCAGCTGTCGCAGGTCGCAGCCATCGATAGGGAATTACTCGCCGCCAATCATAGGTCGTGTGGTCCCCCCTGTCTCACGCACCTCCCGCATTCTCCGAAGCCGAGGAGGTGAACGGGCAAACATGGCCGTCTGACAAAACATTCCAGACATAGCAGCGATCAACGACGTCGTGTCCGTGTCGCTTTCGCTCGGGCATGTTGGACGGCGGCGGCCACGGAGCAACGTCATCCTGACCGAAGTTTCTCGCCGTACGGGTGACGCAACGACGTCGACGCGAACGAGGGGGCTGGAGAGAGCGCGGAAGGTGCGCGGAACTCCATTCGCCAGAGTTCGTCTgtgggggaaaaaaaaaaaagtaacgtaATAGGTGCACAGGACGGCGAGGACGGTCCCGCTGGCGATCGCGAGGGTGATCGGATTTCGGATTGCTTTCGCGGCCGAGACGCGGTGTGCATTGTGCAAATCGCGAGACGATCGCGAACCGATCTGCGACGTGTTGCTCTACGAACGAGGacgagatagagagaaagagagagagagagagagagagagagagagaaagatacatatatatatacacacatatatagatagaaagagagacagagatagAGATAAAGACAGGAATTGATCGCTCGAGATCATGACGATTTTATCGAAGAAGAAGGCGAATGCGCCGAAGGATAGGACGCGCGAGGGAGGCGCCGGACCCGAGGTCGACGTTCATCACGGGGTAGTGCAGAACGAGCACAGTTCCGGCAACATCGCGCTCCCGAACAGTCCTTATCAGGTGAGAGATCGGAACGTGATTTCCGAACTTtgctctctgtctctctgctTAAAAGGGGCAGGTTCTAAAACAGAAGTTTTGCCAACTCGCTGACTAGGTACGGGGCGCCAGCGGATTTGCCGTCGACCTGCACGGAGTCCAAAGCGATCATGGTTCCCACAGCGGTTCCCTCGTGTTGACCGGCAACTCGTACGAGGTATGACGCACCGGGGATTACCTCGGTTCTTTGTTTCGGATTAGTCTCGGTATCGTATAGATCAAGCCTGGTCAACTTTGAGCTCCGGGGGCCACGATACTTCTTCCTTTCCATCGATGGAGAGTAGGAGAAAGGAGTTCCTTCGCTGGATGAAGTTAATCATGCCTGCTAAACtatggctacggtcaacgtgacgctaaaaatgtgctttggagcgttcttcttctccttttttcttcattgaaagaaaagagaagaggaatgttttgaagcatttgtagcgtcacgttgaccgtagcctacATCCGGCGAAGGAACCCCTTTCCCCCACTCTCTGTGAATGGAAAAGGGGAAGTGTCATGGCTCCGGAGCTTGAAGTTAACCAGGCATGGTATAGATCATCTTGTGCAGCAGCAGTAATGTAAACGTTGATCGTTGTATAAAGCTGAtggataataaatagaaagaatttttcataaacgATAATATTTACACTTGGGGAAAAAGAAGCTATATTACGGGTGTTATGCTGTTATAATCAGTAGCGAGTGCTGTAGCGATCAAATGCCTAGTCAGAGAGTTCACAGCCGAGATATATTTTTGGCTAATGTAtggtatttttacatttatacagACAAATGTCGACCGCCGCGAAGACAAACATTTTGAAGATGGGAGTGGCCCGAGTCATGGTAAACGTCACAGACAGAGAGTCAGTCCCCACAGGTATTTGAAAATGACGCAAAGGAGTAAAAACGGGTgctataaaatacatttgttttgtaattttacataaaataggtAATAGGAATTGCGTGCTTTTATAGTATAGGTTTAtgcttatatttaataagggatctactaatcttttaatagcTGTATTGGTAGACCTTCGCGCACAAAGCGTGAACGTGAGAGGGATAGaggcagagaaagagagagagaaagagagcgcgagaggCAGGCTACTCCACCTGCTGCTTCTTGCAATGGCTCGCAAGGTatcaaaaagttttttttttttttacccgtATAGCACAGTACCAGCCACTAAAATAAAGGCctttttacacataaaatcccgtaaggacgtaaaacataagcgtaagaaaatcgaccaatcccaatcgagTATTTTCCCCTACTGAAGTTATGGACAGCACAATACTCGATTGGGactggtcgattttcttacgcttacgttttacgttcttacgggattttatgtgtgaaggccttaagaCTGTGACGTTTATAAATATGGAAGGTGAGAGATGATAAGTTTGATTTATTTAGGCACGGATACTAGCGTAAGTGGAAGAGTAAGCATTGTCGGAAATGCCTCGAACTTGGAACATGAACAGGCAAATGGCTACAATAGCGGAGATGAATATACAGGACGTACCGAAAATAATCTTACGTTGGCCGAATGGCAGGATGTAAGCATTATTaaaccaaatattttatatatcattacgATGCGTTATCTAATATAGATTGTTCCATACTTGCAATAATCTAGAGAGATAGAAAGTTTGAGAAGCGCCTCAAGAAAAAGGGTCTTGTGTTAAAAAAGATGGCCGAGGATGGAGCTTGCTTATTTAGAGCAGTAGCAGATCAGGTTTACGGTGATCAGGAAATGCATGGAATTGTCCGAAAGCATTGTATGGATTATATTGTAAGTGTGTAACACGGAGATAAGATAacatttacgtttattttttcttaatgataTACAcggtaaaaattttgtttctttcagGCTTCCAATCAGGAgtttttttcgcattttgtGGCGGAAGATTTCAGCACCTATGTAGACAGGAAGAGACAAGAGTATGTGCACGGGAATCATATAGAAATGCAAGCTATGTCAGAAATGTACAACCGTAGTATCCAATTATATTGTTACAGCACTGgtatgtacttttttttttttacttgtattataagatatttcgCGTCACTCTTGATCTTGTCATCAAataccttttttcttttatagagcctgtcaatatttttcatactATGGTGGAAAGTGATAACGAACCAATCAGGCTGTCGTATCAGCGTGGAAGTCATTATAACAGTATAGTTGATCCATTTAAAGCTACTATAGGCGTTGGACTTGGTTTGCCATCATTTAATCCCGGTGCTGCTGATCGCGCTCTGATATCGGATGCAGTTCGTCAAAGTGAGGAATTGCATATCGAACAGGTAATCGTCATAAACTCATAAACAAGCAAGCACCtggatttatttgattttataaatatccgAAAGATGCTCTCACAcacataattttgattttatgaAAGACAATGCTGgaggataaaataaaagctacCGACTGGGAGGCGACTAATGAAGCTATCGAAGAGCAAGTAGCACGAGAAAGTTATTTACAATGGTTGCGTGATAATGAGATGCGTAAGGCAGTaagtaaaaattcaatttattatcatatcaATTACTCTTCTATTGGAGCGAAAAGACTCAGTCACGACTTTTGAATCAAGCGATCAGCCAGTAGTAGCAGTACGAGCACAGTTACGAGCGCGCAACATAATCATTCACACTTTCATTCACATGGAGGTCGTGGACAGCAGCGTAGCCATACCTCTTCTCCGACCACGACACAAACTAGCCAAGATAATTTACGTAATTCTCCAAAGGTCcgttttttgttatttttttattctcacgATAGGAAGTTGAAGGTATTGTACATAAAGGATGTTTGTTGTGATTATTAGGTTAGCGATGCGGTACGATACAGCAAGAGATCGCCGCAACATCAGTCGACTCAAGGATCTAGCATATCCCATCTGCCATCGGATTTCGAGGTGAAAATGATGCCGCAAGAGCCTGTGCCTGGAAGCAGTAAGGAAGCAAATGCGTCACCCGACATTTCATTGTTCAATCGCCTTCCTCCCGAAGTATTTGGTGAGAATGTATTTTCATGTCTGtctatatttgaaaaaaaaaggaaaaaaccaATTagcattgtatttttatttcaaagtttagttttttgaaacatatatgtatatatatataatgttttcgtttaataaaaattaattctgttgaatatgaataaaaacacattttacttctcttaattactaatttaaatttatagtttactATTCTCTTagagtaaatattagttaaagGTTTTCTCTTTTAgagaaattttacattaaactgCAAGGATTTACTAGTAACTTGTGtcaatttctgatttttttagGTCTGACGGATTGGGAAGATAGCCAAATACTTTCACAAGTGCTGGCGACGTCGCAACAAGAGTACTTGGATAGCCTGAAGCAGTCACGCGTGTCCGCGTCCGCCGGAAACGATAGCGCCAATACGATAGAGTCTAGTAACAGTTCTATTAACAATTCTTGAAATGCGGTCGGCAACGACAAAGTTCAAAAGATATCAGAGTaaagatatatacatttatatattgcaatatcatCTAATCCCATATTGTGCTAGGACATAAAGCGATTTGCTTTCTTATTCGTGAGTAAATGTTGCAATAATCACTATTTTTGGTTTTCTTTTCCATCTTTTCTCTTCGTCTCTCTCAACAACACATAACATACGTATGGGACTTTCTTCGAGTACGTACGTTATATCGTTAGACGCTTTGTTAACACTTACAAAGTAGCTGCGTATCTTATTTTTTCGTTGTGggtatctttatattatagaatggATCAAAAAATAACTTGCATCGTTTCTTCCAAAATTATTACTGGtaagaaagaaatttcttaGTTTTGGTTATAATAACCACTATCACGATCTATGTTATACTCCTCTTTGGAGTTTGACATTTATCTCACCGCAAAGTATGCAATCCGTTTAGacagaatatatattgtttgatAATCGTGATGTTTTCTCTTGATATAGTTTAGGTCACGACGCTTTAAAGAAATCTGCATtgcattatttgtaaaaaaggaGTAAATAAAACATCATTTAATTGTAACTTTTATTTGTCGACATTTAACTTACCATCTCTCCAAATATCATGATTATCATAGCATAAGTGGCATAAATGTAAACagaccttttttttaaatatcggtatttttccaatcttaaaatttagaacAAATGTAAGGATTCGATTGAACATTTTTTCagcgtttaatttaataatttatgtggAGAATAATTCAGAATAGAATGATTTTGATCGATACCaaggaatttcaaaatttttgaaattctttgaaacggcAATAAATTATCCTTTATATTGAGTAAGTa
This window harbors:
- the Duba gene encoding OTU domain-containing protein 5 isoform X3, which codes for MTILSKKKANAPKDRTREGGAGPEVDVHHGVVQNEHSSGNIALPNSPYQVRGASGFAVDLHGVQSDHGSHSGSLVLTGNSYETNVDRREDKHFEDGSGPSHGKRHRQRVSPHSCIGRPSRTKRERERDRGRERERERERERQATPPAASCNGSQGTDTSVSGRVSIVGNASNLEHEQANGYNSGDEYTGRTENNLTLAEWQDRDRKFEKRLKKKGLVLKKMAEDGACLFRAVADQVYGDQEMHGIVRKHCMDYIASNQEFFSHFVAEDFSTYVDRKRQEYVHGNHIEMQAMSEMYNRSIQLYCYSTEPVNIFHTMVESDNEPIRLSYQRGSHYNSIVDPFKATIGVGLGLPSFNPGAADRALISDAVRQSEELHIEQTMLEDKIKATDWEATNEAIEEQVARESYLQWLRDNEMRKAVSDAVRYSKRSPQHQSTQGSSISHLPSDFEVKMMPQEPVPGSSKEANASPDISLFNRLPPEVFGLTDWEDSQILSQVLATSQQEYLDSLKQSRVSASAGNDSANTIESSNSSINNS
- the Arp10 gene encoding actin-related protein 10 is translated as MLRGYEGVRYISDKTMVVFDIGSAYTKFGYAGEMSPRGIIRTEVRCSESKKIRRIVDYKDPEDLYQLLVDFLHLLFFKYVVISPKDARILLLESPLAVTSFRDTLAKVMFRHFEVGSMLFLPSHLATISTLGIDTALVLDVGYQEATLIPIFEGIPVLKAWQALPLGGQIVHENLGKYFRDTASNLDLSEKMLEDIKVRTCFVTTLERSAKLGTENAPTPPPDVTYPGVKRILIPGEIREKVFEILWERDNDNLSLPTMILDAIVKCPLDTRRVLAENIILVGGTSMTKGFASRLKSELLALIASDLYKNKLKVESFKFHTAPSKPNCTAWLGGAIFGTTDLPLRCLTKEVYLKTNRVPDWSNLIDNQKDETSYEI
- the Duba gene encoding OTU domain-containing protein 5-B isoform X2, encoding MTILSKKKANAPKDRTREGGAGPEVDVHHGVVQNEHSSGNIALPNSPYQTNVDRREDKHFEDGSGPSHGKRHRQRVSPHSCIGRPSRTKRERERDRGRERERERERERQATPPAASCNGSQGTDTSVSGRVSIVGNASNLEHEQANGYNSGDEYTGRTENNLTLAEWQDRDRKFEKRLKKKGLVLKKMAEDGACLFRAVADQVYGDQEMHGIVRKHCMDYIASNQEFFSHFVAEDFSTYVDRKRQEYVHGNHIEMQAMSEMYNRSIQLYCYSTEPVNIFHTMVESDNEPIRLSYQRGSHYNSIVDPFKATIGVGLGLPSFNPGAADRALISDAVRQSEELHIEQTMLEDKIKATDWEATNEAIEEQVARESYLQWLRDNEMRKARSASSSSTSTVTSAQHNHSHFHSHGGRGQQRSHTSSPTTTQTSQDNLRNSPKVSDAVRYSKRSPQHQSTQGSSISHLPSDFEVKMMPQEPVPGSSKEANASPDISLFNRLPPEVFGLTDWEDSQILSQVLATSQQEYLDSLKQSRVSASAGNDSANTIESSNSSINNS
- the Duba gene encoding OTU domain-containing protein 5-B isoform X1, with translation MTILSKKKANAPKDRTREGGAGPEVDVHHGVVQNEHSSGNIALPNSPYQVRGASGFAVDLHGVQSDHGSHSGSLVLTGNSYETNVDRREDKHFEDGSGPSHGKRHRQRVSPHSCIGRPSRTKRERERDRGRERERERERERQATPPAASCNGSQGTDTSVSGRVSIVGNASNLEHEQANGYNSGDEYTGRTENNLTLAEWQDRDRKFEKRLKKKGLVLKKMAEDGACLFRAVADQVYGDQEMHGIVRKHCMDYIASNQEFFSHFVAEDFSTYVDRKRQEYVHGNHIEMQAMSEMYNRSIQLYCYSTEPVNIFHTMVESDNEPIRLSYQRGSHYNSIVDPFKATIGVGLGLPSFNPGAADRALISDAVRQSEELHIEQTMLEDKIKATDWEATNEAIEEQVARESYLQWLRDNEMRKARSASSSSTSTVTSAQHNHSHFHSHGGRGQQRSHTSSPTTTQTSQDNLRNSPKVSDAVRYSKRSPQHQSTQGSSISHLPSDFEVKMMPQEPVPGSSKEANASPDISLFNRLPPEVFGLTDWEDSQILSQVLATSQQEYLDSLKQSRVSASAGNDSANTIESSNSSINNS